One segment of Rhodopirellula baltica SH 1 DNA contains the following:
- a CDS encoding GNAT family N-acetyltransferase, whose product MIRDASNGDLGCLADALVRVQHLHADAYPSIYRRFTRADAVSHLDASLAKPDITIRVACDSTKIIGHYILAIESTSESIFKHPQRFAHLHQIEVDPKYRRRGVGKCLLDDASLISAKLGLSRVVLDVWAFNAVARRLFDSAGFSAFGSKLVLDIKSNQHDGVAIG is encoded by the coding sequence ATGATCCGTGACGCATCTAATGGTGACCTTGGCTGTCTCGCCGACGCTCTGGTTCGCGTTCAGCATCTTCATGCCGATGCGTACCCGTCCATTTACCGCCGCTTCACCCGCGCGGACGCCGTTTCGCACCTCGACGCATCACTAGCAAAGCCGGACATCACGATCCGGGTTGCTTGCGACTCGACCAAAATCATCGGCCATTACATACTTGCAATTGAATCAACTTCCGAATCGATTTTCAAGCATCCACAACGTTTCGCGCACCTGCACCAAATCGAAGTTGATCCTAAGTATCGTCGACGCGGCGTCGGAAAATGTCTTCTTGACGACGCGAGCTTGATCTCTGCTAAACTGGGGTTGTCTCGCGTGGTTCTGGATGTCTGGGCGTTCAACGCTGTCGCTCGAAGGCTGTTTGATTCGGCCGGTTTTTCCGCTTTCGGATCCAAACTTGTGCTTGACATCAAATCGAACCAACACGACGGGGTAGCCATCGGGTGA
- a CDS encoding tyrosine-type recombinase/integrase, translating into MERARCGLLEASFQEELFAENGSATPPEKETNMSNSSSKSPQNAPGAHFPESLRLRLSEDLHLTGKAKRTHDGYIRAVRQLSDFAGCSPDQVTEQHVRQFFLHLKNDRNFAYGSLRVAFSGIKFFFTHTCKRDWEIIKMLKLQNITTLPEVLTIEQVHELIGSATTQRMFVYFWTVYSLGLRLNEALHLQVSDIDAERGWVHVHRGKGAKDRYVPLPTTTVRLLRNYWASHRHPSFLFPADGRKHDLAKDGVSEATTPMSETAVQGAMKQITKNLRFGKKVSIHTLRHSYATHLLEAGVGLKVIQKYLGHSSLQTTMVYLHLTDTAEANAREEIERLFGSLPGSGE; encoded by the coding sequence GTGGAACGGGCGCGTTGCGGATTGTTGGAAGCATCCTTTCAGGAGGAGCTGTTCGCTGAGAACGGCTCAGCAACTCCTCCTGAAAAGGAAACCAACATGTCCAATTCTAGCTCAAAAAGTCCGCAAAATGCACCTGGAGCCCACTTCCCTGAAAGTCTTCGCCTGAGACTCTCCGAAGACTTGCACCTGACTGGTAAGGCCAAACGAACTCACGATGGCTACATTCGAGCGGTCAGGCAGCTCTCCGATTTCGCCGGTTGCAGTCCCGATCAGGTGACCGAGCAGCATGTGCGGCAGTTCTTTTTGCACCTCAAGAACGATCGCAACTTTGCTTATGGATCACTCCGCGTGGCATTCTCGGGCATCAAGTTCTTCTTCACGCACACCTGCAAGCGTGACTGGGAAATCATCAAAATGCTCAAGCTCCAGAACATCACCACGTTGCCGGAGGTGCTGACGATCGAGCAGGTTCATGAACTGATCGGCTCAGCGACCACGCAGCGAATGTTCGTCTATTTCTGGACCGTCTATTCGCTGGGACTCCGACTCAATGAAGCGTTGCATCTGCAGGTCAGTGACATCGACGCCGAGCGAGGCTGGGTTCATGTCCATCGTGGCAAGGGAGCCAAGGACCGGTACGTGCCACTGCCGACGACGACCGTTCGACTTCTGCGAAACTACTGGGCCAGTCATCGACATCCAAGCTTTCTGTTTCCGGCAGATGGACGAAAGCATGACCTCGCCAAAGACGGCGTCAGCGAAGCGACGACCCCGATGAGCGAAACGGCCGTTCAAGGAGCAATGAAGCAGATCACGAAAAACCTCCGCTTTGGCAAGAAGGTCAGCATTCATACGCTACGTCATTCCTATGCGACGCACTTGCTCGAAGCGGGCGTGGGACTGAAGGTGATTCAAAAGTACTTGGGGCATTCTTCGCTGCAGACCACGATGGTCTATCTGCATCTGACGGATACGGCCGAAGCCAACGCTCGCGAAGAAATCGAAAGGCTGTTCGGTAGTCTACCTGGCAGCGGCGAGTAA